The Candidatus Methylomirabilota bacterium DNA window GAGGCGGGGCCGCGGCGCCGGAGGGCCGGGCCTCTAGGAACGACACGCGCACGCCCATGTCGGGCACGATCCGCGGGTCCTTGGACTTGATGGCGATGCGCACCTTGACGGTCGCCTTGGTCCGATCCGCCGTAGGGATGATGGCGATCACCTCGCCGGGAATCTTCCAGTCGGAGTAGGCGTTGAGCATCGCCTCCACCTTCTGGCCGGCGGCGACGCGGTTGATGAAGGATTCGTTGACGTCCACCTGGATCTCCAGCGAGTCCATGTCCACGATGGTACCGATGCCGGTGCGCGTGAAGCCGCCGCCCGCGGAGATCGGCGAGATCATCTCGCCGGGCTGGGCGGACTTCGCCACCACCACACCGGCGAAGGGCGCGCGGATGATCGTGTTGTCGAGCTGCACCTTGGCCACGTCCACCGACTCCTGGGCCACCCGGATCTCTTCGTTGGCGGCGGCCAGGCGCGCTCGCAGCATGTCCCGCTGGGCCCGCGCGGCGTCCAGCGATTGCTCGCTCACGAGCTGCCGGCGGAAGAGATCGTCCTGCCGGACGAAGTCGCGCTCGGCCTGGGACAGCGTGGCCTCGATCTCGGCGAGCCGGGATCGCGACGAGACGAGCTGGGCCTGGGACAGCGAGAGCTGGGCGCGCGCCTCGGTGTCGTCGAGCCGGGCGAGCACCGCGTTCTCGGCCACCCGCTGACCTTCCTCGATCAGGACTTCGGTGACCTTGCCCGTGATCTTGGCCGACACCGTGGCCTGCCGGCGCGCCGTCACGTAGCCGCTGGCGTCGAGCACGGAGCCCGGTCCGTCGCTCCGCGCCGCGCGCGCCACCGCGGTCTTGACCGTCGGCACGGTCGCCCGCGCGGCCACCAGCCAGCCGGCCGCGGCGAGAGCGAGCAGCACCACGCCCGCGAGCGCGAGCCGGCGCCCGCGGCGGCGCGGCATCGCGGCGGAGGTACGATCACGTCGGAGCTCTTTGAGAAGGTCGGTCCGGTCCACGAGATCAGTGTGCCACAGGCTCCCGACTGACGCACTGCGGCGACGCGCCGGCGGGCGGCGGCCTTGCGACGGGACGGCGCGGCATGGTAGGCTCCCCGGCGTTTCGGCCTCGATTCCGCACCGTTAACCCGCCCAGCGAGGAGGCGCCGCCATGCCATTCGTGAACATCCGGATCTACGAGGGCTGGGGCAAGGAGCGCAAGGACGAGATCGCCCGGCGCGTCACCGAGGCGATCACGGACGTGACCAAGCTGCCCGCCCAGGCGGTCTGGGTTGTCGTCGAGGAAGTGGATCCCCCCGACTGGTACGTGGCCGGCAAGCCCGGGGAGCGAATGAAGAAGTGACCCTGGAGATCCGCGACCCGCGGCTCACCAGCATCATCGGCACTCACGTCGAGTTCGAGCGGATCGCGACCGGGTGTCTCTTCACCGAGGGGCCGCTCTGGCACCCGAGGGGCGAGTATCTACTCTGGAGTGACATGCCCGGGGATCACCTTCGCCGCTGGTCGAAGGCGGACGGCGTCACCACCTTCCGTCAGCCGTGCAACAAGTCCAACGGCCTCACCTGGGACCGGCAGGGCCGGCTCCTGGCCTGCGAGCACGCCTCCAGCCAGGTGACGCGCACCGAGCCGGACGGCCGCATCACGCCCCTCGCCACCCACTACGACGGGAAGCAGCTCAACAGCCCCAACGACATCGTGTGCGCGCAGGACGGCGGCATCTACTTCAGCGACCCGCCCTACGGCCGCGCGGAATTCTACGGGGTGAAGCGCGAGCAGGAGCTCGCCTTCCAGGGCGTGTACCGCGTGGGGGCCGACGCGCGCAAGCCCATGCTGCTCGTGGACGACTTCGACCGGCCCAACGGCCTCTGCTTCTCGCTGGACCAGCGCCGCCTCTTCGTCAACGACACCGCCCGGCAGCACATCCGGGTCTTCGACGTGCGCGACAACGGCGCCCTCGCGGGCGGCCAGGTGTGGGCTGAGACCAAGGGCGAGGGCAAGGGCGCGCCCGACGGCATGAAGCTCGACTCCGCCGGCAACATGTACTGCTGCGGACCGGGCGGCATCCATGTGTTCAGTCCCGAGGCGGTGGACCTGGGCGTGATCCAGGTGCCGGAGTACACCGCGAACTTCGCGTGGGGCGACCGCGATCTCCGGACGCTCTTCATCACCGCATCCACGTCGGTCTACGCGATCCGCACCGTCGTGCCCGGGCTGT harbors:
- a CDS encoding efflux RND transporter periplasmic adaptor subunit, which codes for MPRRRGRRLALAGVVLLALAAAGWLVAARATVPTVKTAVARAARSDGPGSVLDASGYVTARRQATVSAKITGKVTEVLIEEGQRVAENAVLARLDDTEARAQLSLSQAQLVSSRSRLAEIEATLSQAERDFVRQDDLFRRQLVSEQSLDAARAQRDMLRARLAAANEEIRVAQESVDVAKVQLDNTIIRAPFAGVVVAKSAQPGEMISPISAGGGFTRTGIGTIVDMDSLEIQVDVNESFINRVAAGQKVEAMLNAYSDWKIPGEVIAIIPTADRTKATVKVRIAIKSKDPRIVPDMGVRVSFLEARPSGAAAPP
- a CDS encoding 4-oxalocrotonate tautomerase family protein, whose product is MPFVNIRIYEGWGKERKDEIARRVTEAITDVTKLPAQAVWVVVEEVDPPDWYVAGKPGERMKK
- a CDS encoding SMP-30/gluconolactonase/LRE family protein is translated as MTLEIRDPRLTSIIGTHVEFERIATGCLFTEGPLWHPRGEYLLWSDMPGDHLRRWSKADGVTTFRQPCNKSNGLTWDRQGRLLACEHASSQVTRTEPDGRITPLATHYDGKQLNSPNDIVCAQDGGIYFSDPPYGRAEFYGVKREQELAFQGVYRVGADARKPMLLVDDFDRPNGLCFSLDQRRLFVNDTARQHIRVFDVRDNGALAGGQVWAETKGEGKGAPDGMKLDSAGNMYCCGPGGIHVFSPEAVDLGVIQVPEYTANFAWGDRDLRTLFITASTSVYAIRTVVPGLSAL